One genomic window of Cellulophaga sp. Hel_I_12 includes the following:
- a CDS encoding serine hydrolase produces MKYNITYVLIFLTLILSSCSKEGASPSESEDETLYFPPINSNTWETTAMAALGWKTENEQALYTFLEANGTDAFIILSNGKIVIERYFGNFTATQNHSWNSAAKTLTAFTVGIAQEEGLLSIDNPSSDYMGEGWSALTAQQEQNITVRHHLTMTTGLDYTVPENFCTDQPCFQYKNEPGTYWYYHQGAYTILDDIVSGAVNQEYKDYFNTKIRNKIGMQGSWIKTGSLNLYFSNARSMARFGLLCLNKGTWNESTILSDASYFNEMTTTSQELNKSYGYLWWLNGKTNYKIPGSEELFLGKLVPSAPDDLIAGLGAFDQKLYIIPSKKMVIVRMGNSADEGELGPTTFDNELWIMLNKVIN; encoded by the coding sequence ATGAAATATAACATAACCTACGTTTTGATTTTTTTGACTTTAATACTTTCGTCTTGTTCTAAGGAGGGCGCATCACCCTCGGAATCTGAGGATGAAACACTCTATTTTCCTCCCATAAACTCAAATACTTGGGAAACCACAGCTATGGCAGCATTAGGATGGAAAACAGAAAATGAACAAGCGTTGTACACTTTTTTAGAAGCGAATGGTACTGATGCCTTTATCATCCTAAGCAATGGAAAAATTGTAATAGAAAGGTATTTTGGAAATTTTACAGCAACACAAAATCATAGTTGGAACTCTGCGGCCAAGACCTTAACCGCATTTACAGTGGGTATAGCTCAAGAAGAAGGGCTTTTATCTATAGACAACCCATCATCGGATTATATGGGTGAAGGATGGTCTGCATTAACAGCACAACAAGAACAAAATATTACTGTTCGTCATCATTTAACGATGACCACAGGACTAGATTACACAGTTCCTGAAAATTTTTGTACCGATCAACCATGCTTCCAATATAAAAATGAACCAGGAACCTATTGGTATTATCACCAGGGGGCCTATACGATTCTCGATGATATTGTTTCAGGAGCTGTAAATCAAGAGTATAAAGACTATTTTAACACCAAAATTCGCAATAAAATTGGAATGCAAGGTTCGTGGATAAAAACGGGATCCCTTAATCTCTATTTCAGTAACGCTAGAAGCATGGCACGCTTTGGTCTTTTGTGTCTCAATAAAGGCACTTGGAATGAAAGTACGATACTCTCAGATGCTTCTTATTTTAACGAAATGACCACCACTTCGCAAGAATTGAATAAGTCTTATGGGTATTTATGGTGGCTCAATGGTAAAACAAATTATAAAATTCCTGGTTCTGAAGAATTATTTTTAGGCAAACTGGTGCCCTCCGCACCCGATGATCTGATTGCAGGCCTAGGAGCATTTGATCAAAAATTATATATTATTCCAAGTAAAAAAATGGTTATCGTACGTATGGGAAATAGTGCCGACGAAGGAGAGTTAGGGCCCACCACTTTTGACAATGAACTTTGGATAATGCTCAATAAAGTCATAAACTAA
- a CDS encoding serine hydrolase yields the protein MKTIKITFSLFFVLLYFSCSKNGETNPDSNSKSLYFPPNTSTIWETVSMEELEWNTSAEQDLYEFLSENDSKAFIVLKDGKIAVEWYAADHGADLPWYWASAGKTLTSFTTGIAMEEGFLSLSDKSSEYLGTGWTSLAIEKEDLITVWHQLTMTSGMDDTQGDCKTPNCLTYVADAGTRWSYHNAPYTLIQDVIANATSMDFNSYFTSALKDKIGMTGQWLSSNGQNNVYWSTARSMARFGLLNLNKGIWNEEVILGDTNYLEGMKNTSQNLNKSYGYLWWLNGKESKILPTLQTVFQGDLISEAPEDLYAGLGKNDQKLYIVPSQNIVVVRMGEATGEPTLGPSSFDNELWIRINNLIK from the coding sequence ATGAAGACAATAAAAATTACATTTTCACTTTTCTTCGTTCTCCTCTATTTTTCTTGCTCCAAAAACGGTGAAACAAATCCCGATTCTAATAGTAAGAGCCTTTATTTTCCGCCAAATACAAGTACTATTTGGGAAACCGTTTCGATGGAAGAATTAGAATGGAACACTAGTGCCGAACAAGACTTATATGAATTTTTGAGCGAAAATGACTCTAAAGCATTTATAGTTTTAAAAGATGGGAAAATTGCAGTAGAATGGTACGCAGCTGATCATGGAGCAGACTTACCCTGGTACTGGGCCTCAGCAGGAAAAACGTTAACTTCTTTTACCACAGGAATAGCTATGGAAGAAGGTTTTTTAAGCTTAAGTGATAAATCCTCAGAGTATTTAGGAACCGGTTGGACTAGCCTTGCCATTGAAAAGGAAGATTTGATTACCGTTTGGCATCAATTGACGATGACCTCGGGAATGGATGATACACAAGGAGATTGTAAAACACCAAATTGTTTAACGTATGTAGCCGACGCAGGAACACGTTGGTCATACCACAATGCACCTTATACCCTGATACAAGATGTCATTGCTAACGCTACTTCAATGGATTTCAATAGCTATTTTACGAGTGCCTTGAAGGATAAAATCGGAATGACAGGCCAATGGCTTTCTAGCAACGGGCAAAATAATGTTTATTGGAGCACTGCACGGAGTATGGCGAGGTTTGGTCTCCTCAACCTAAATAAAGGTATTTGGAATGAAGAAGTTATTCTAGGTGACACCAATTATCTTGAGGGTATGAAAAATACATCTCAAAATCTAAACAAATCATACGGATATCTATGGTGGCTGAATGGCAAAGAGAGCAAAATATTACCCACATTACAAACTGTCTTTCAAGGAGACCTTATTAGTGAAGCCCCTGAGGACCTTTATGCCGGATTAGGTAAAAATGACCAAAAATTATACATCGTACCTAGTCAAAACATTGTTGTAGTTCGCATGGGAGAAGCTACAGGCGAGCCGACCCTTGGACCATCTAGCTTTGACAATGAACTTTGGATACGAATAAACAATTTAATAAAGTAA